One segment of Anatilimnocola aggregata DNA contains the following:
- a CDS encoding DUF1553 domain-containing protein, with protein MTDDDESDSVAQMFAPPRRSSLALSTAIALVFGTCGLCCAETPTPAGSEGLEFFEKRIRPILVAHCYECHSADRKKQEGGLFLDSRSALLKGGDSGPAIIPGDPEKSLLITAVRHADKDLKMPPEQKLSATQLDDLTAWVKQGAPDPRLATSAGTVDSRPKSGMTLEEGRKFWAFQPVQDRPVPAVTDQSWPLTPIDNFILNRLELAGVAAAPRADKRTLLRRVTFDLTGLPPTPNDLAEFLADDSPQAFEKVIDRLLSSPHYGERWGRHWLDVVRYADTCGNASDYPVPQAHRYRDWVISAFNRNLPYDQFVREQIAGDLLGGESEEIKFERIKATGYLAIARRFGGDRVGEHHLTIEDTIDNVGRAFLGSTISCARCHDHKFDPFTSHDYYGLYGIFSSTRYPFPGAEVGRQQVDFVPLMTPAAIDELLKPHREKVAAAEAEVNRLQAVEAEAKKLPDSDEKKTQLEAAAKALKEARQKHQAVQKEAPPIADAYAVAEAKPENAKIHLRGDPKRLGDEVPRHFPAILGGQELPPENATSGRLQLAEWLSSPQNPLTARVMVNRIWQQHFGKGIVQTPNDFGRQGKPPTHPELLDYLAARFVESGWSIKAMHKQILLSRTWQLTSEEVATSARLDPNNELFWKFTRRRLDAEALRDSILFVSGQLDETPAGAHPFPPAASWGFTQHNPFNAVYETRRRSVYLMQQRLRKNPYLAIFDGADPSSSTAVRLPSTTPLQALFLMNDSFAHDSAAKLAALAIASQAEEPKRIEFLYQTTLTRAPNSEEVSECSDFLQKYRAALAAKGAPPPQVEPEAWSALARVLLSGNEFAFVD; from the coding sequence TTGACAGACGATGATGAGTCGGATAGCGTGGCTCAAATGTTCGCCCCGCCGCGCCGTTCCAGCCTCGCCCTCTCCACCGCGATTGCCCTGGTCTTTGGCACATGTGGGCTGTGCTGCGCAGAAACCCCTACCCCGGCAGGCTCTGAAGGCCTGGAGTTCTTCGAGAAGCGAATCAGGCCAATCTTGGTGGCACATTGCTACGAGTGCCACAGTGCTGATCGCAAAAAGCAAGAAGGTGGCCTCTTTCTCGACTCGCGCTCAGCATTATTGAAGGGTGGCGACTCGGGGCCCGCGATCATTCCCGGTGACCCGGAAAAGAGCTTGTTGATTACTGCTGTTCGGCATGCAGACAAAGATCTGAAAATGCCCCCCGAGCAGAAACTTTCAGCCACACAACTCGACGACCTGACGGCGTGGGTCAAACAGGGTGCCCCTGATCCACGCCTGGCAACTTCGGCGGGCACCGTAGATTCTCGACCCAAGTCGGGTATGACGCTGGAAGAGGGACGCAAGTTCTGGGCGTTTCAGCCAGTGCAAGATCGACCGGTACCAGCCGTCACCGACCAATCGTGGCCGCTGACGCCTATCGACAATTTCATTTTGAATCGACTGGAACTTGCGGGTGTTGCAGCCGCGCCGCGGGCCGATAAGCGAACGCTCTTGCGGCGAGTTACGTTTGACTTAACCGGCCTGCCGCCGACACCAAATGACCTAGCTGAATTCCTCGCCGATGATTCGCCCCAGGCGTTCGAAAAAGTAATTGACCGGCTCCTGAGCTCACCCCACTATGGCGAGCGCTGGGGGCGGCATTGGCTGGACGTGGTGCGCTATGCCGATACCTGCGGCAATGCCTCCGACTACCCGGTGCCGCAAGCCCATCGCTATCGCGATTGGGTCATCTCGGCCTTCAATCGCAATCTGCCGTACGACCAGTTCGTGCGCGAGCAGATTGCCGGAGACTTGCTCGGTGGCGAAAGTGAAGAGATCAAGTTTGAGCGGATCAAAGCGACCGGCTATCTGGCAATCGCACGGCGGTTTGGCGGCGACCGAGTAGGAGAGCACCATCTTACGATTGAAGACACCATCGACAACGTCGGCCGCGCGTTCCTGGGCTCGACCATTTCGTGTGCCCGTTGTCACGATCATAAATTCGACCCGTTCACCTCTCACGATTACTACGGACTGTATGGCATCTTCAGCAGCACACGCTATCCTTTTCCCGGCGCAGAAGTAGGCAGGCAGCAGGTTGATTTCGTTCCGCTGATGACGCCGGCCGCAATCGACGAGTTACTCAAGCCGCACCGAGAAAAGGTCGCGGCTGCAGAGGCCGAGGTTAATCGCCTGCAAGCCGTTGAAGCGGAAGCCAAGAAACTGCCTGACAGCGATGAGAAGAAAACGCAGCTTGAAGCCGCCGCCAAGGCATTGAAAGAAGCGAGACAAAAACATCAGGCGGTACAAAAAGAAGCGCCGCCGATTGCGGACGCTTATGCCGTGGCCGAAGCAAAGCCCGAGAATGCCAAGATTCACCTACGTGGTGATCCCAAACGATTGGGCGATGAAGTGCCTCGGCATTTTCCGGCGATTCTCGGCGGGCAAGAATTGCCACCCGAGAATGCGACCAGTGGCCGATTGCAACTGGCCGAATGGCTCAGCAGTCCGCAGAATCCGCTGACCGCGCGAGTCATGGTCAACCGCATCTGGCAGCAACATTTTGGCAAAGGAATCGTGCAAACGCCGAATGATTTTGGCCGCCAGGGCAAGCCGCCAACTCACCCCGAACTGCTCGACTATCTCGCCGCGCGTTTTGTCGAAAGTGGCTGGTCGATCAAGGCGATGCACAAGCAGATCCTCCTCTCGCGGACCTGGCAATTGACCAGCGAGGAGGTTGCCACGAGTGCCCGTCTCGATCCCAACAACGAGTTGTTCTGGAAGTTCACCCGCCGCCGCTTAGACGCCGAAGCACTGCGCGACTCGATACTGTTTGTCAGCGGTCAACTCGACGAAACCCCGGCAGGAGCTCATCCGTTTCCGCCTGCAGCATCGTGGGGCTTTACGCAACACAATCCCTTCAATGCCGTGTACGAAACTCGCCGCCGCAGCGTGTATCTCATGCAGCAGCGACTGCGGAAGAATCCGTATCTCGCCATCTTCGATGGTGCCGATCCGAGTTCTAGCACCGCCGTTCGCTTGCCAAGCACCACTCCGCTGCAAGCTCTCTTTTTAATGAACGATTCATTCGCGCACGACTCGGCGGCGAAATTGGCCGCACTGGCAATTGCATCCCAGGCAGAGGAGCCGAAGCGAATCGAGTTTCTCTATCAAACCACGTTGACTCGCGCGCCTAATTCCGAAGAAGTGAGCGAATGTAGTGACTTCTTGCAAAAGTATCGCGCGGCGCTCGCAGCCAAAGGAGCGCCCCCGCCGCAAGTGGAACCCGAAGCCTGGTCGGCCTTAGCGCGAGTGTTGCTCAGCGGGAATGAGTTTGCTTTTGTGGATTGA
- a CDS encoding DUF1501 domain-containing protein — MTPVPLSRRSVVHSLVGGSLLLPGIVAELLGQDHKPASEADPLAPRSPHFEPRAKRVIFLNMSGGVSHVDSFDYKPKLIADHNQSFHVPQKMLEAFAPNNRVVEKYFKRPQWEFKQRGQSGLWISELFPHIASCADDLCLIRSMRNDHPDHFQATLGIHTGSVTFARPSIGAWVSHGLGTINQNLPSFVVLAPHLPYAGGQVWASDFLPGCHQGTLVAPGAEPIANIKRRQAASELQEMELGLAEAFNRRHLAQRTTDSNLAARIKSFETAFGMQSEAPEAFDLSRETDATLQLYGLPRGGTKGFAWQCLMARRLAERGVRFIELIDTGASNNWDSHGDMNAHGPLAKNVDQPIAGLLRDLKARGMLDETLVVWTTEFGRTPFNTGKDAKGREHHAEVFTSWLAGGGVKGGFSYGESDEYGCSVGADEVHVHDFHATILHLLGLDHEKLTYRHAGRDFRLTDVAGRVVKQVIA, encoded by the coding sequence ATGACACCAGTTCCGCTCAGCCGTCGTTCGGTCGTCCACTCCCTAGTGGGAGGTTCGCTGCTTCTTCCTGGCATTGTGGCGGAACTACTCGGGCAAGATCACAAGCCGGCAAGCGAAGCCGATCCGTTAGCGCCGCGATCGCCACATTTTGAGCCACGAGCGAAGCGGGTGATCTTTTTGAACATGAGCGGCGGGGTCTCGCACGTTGACTCTTTCGACTATAAGCCCAAACTGATTGCCGACCACAACCAATCGTTTCACGTACCCCAGAAGATGCTGGAGGCCTTCGCGCCGAATAATCGCGTCGTCGAAAAATATTTCAAACGGCCCCAGTGGGAGTTTAAGCAACGGGGCCAGTCGGGGCTCTGGATCAGTGAACTCTTTCCGCATATCGCCAGCTGTGCTGATGACCTCTGTTTGATTCGCTCAATGCGTAACGATCATCCCGATCACTTTCAGGCCACACTGGGCATTCACACGGGGTCCGTCACGTTTGCCCGGCCCAGCATTGGAGCTTGGGTCAGTCACGGGCTGGGGACGATCAATCAGAACTTGCCGTCGTTCGTAGTTCTGGCTCCGCATCTGCCTTACGCCGGTGGCCAGGTTTGGGCTTCCGATTTTCTGCCGGGCTGCCATCAAGGAACATTGGTAGCGCCAGGAGCAGAGCCGATTGCCAACATTAAGCGACGTCAGGCGGCCTCTGAATTGCAAGAGATGGAACTCGGTCTGGCGGAGGCGTTTAATCGCCGGCATCTCGCTCAGCGCACGACGGATAGCAATCTAGCAGCGCGAATCAAGTCGTTTGAAACGGCCTTCGGCATGCAGTCGGAAGCGCCGGAAGCGTTCGATCTGTCGCGCGAGACCGATGCCACCTTGCAGCTCTATGGCCTGCCGCGCGGCGGGACCAAGGGCTTCGCTTGGCAATGCCTGATGGCGCGACGCCTCGCCGAGCGCGGCGTGCGCTTTATTGAGTTGATCGATACCGGCGCGTCCAATAATTGGGACTCGCATGGCGATATGAACGCGCATGGTCCATTGGCGAAAAATGTCGACCAGCCCATTGCGGGCCTGCTGCGCGACTTGAAAGCGCGCGGCATGCTGGATGAAACGCTGGTGGTGTGGACGACCGAGTTCGGCCGCACGCCCTTCAACACCGGGAAGGATGCCAAGGGACGCGAGCATCATGCCGAGGTGTTTACATCGTGGCTCGCGGGTGGCGGTGTGAAGGGTGGCTTTAGCTACGGCGAAAGTGACGAGTACGGCTGCAGCGTGGGGGCCGATGAAGTGCACGTGCACGACTTCCACGCCACGATTTTGCACCTGCTTGGGCTCGATCACGAGAAGCTTACCTATCGACATGCTGGCCGGGACTTTCGGCTGACGGATGTCGCTGGCCGTGTGGTGAAACAGGTGATTGCGTAG
- a CDS encoding acetyl-CoA C-acyltransferase has translation MASSYIIAARRTPIGKLLGQLSSIPAPKLGAVALQAAIADSGVGLDQIDEVILGNVLQAGVGQAPARQAALAAGIPAAVPAVTINKVCGSGLKAVMLADQAIRVGDAQIIAAGGMESMSLAPHLLMGARGGWKFGNQTTLDAMLHDGLWCATEQRAMGCLADDTATGASVSRAAQDAFALASQQRALKSQEEGLFRAEIVPMTVKAGKVEIVVDRDEGPRAGVTLSDLTKLRPSFGNEGSATAGNASQISDGAAALMVVSEAIAKASTSSLRARIVATASTARAPKDLFLAPIAAIRSVLEKAQLTLADIDLVELNEAFASQCLACLQELKLSPEKTNVRGGAIALGHPIGCSGARALVTLLHALQQRGERRGIASLCLGGGGAVALLVELEK, from the coding sequence ATGGCTTCGTCGTACATTATCGCCGCGCGTCGCACGCCGATCGGCAAGTTGCTTGGGCAACTCTCGAGCATTCCTGCGCCCAAGCTGGGAGCTGTCGCTTTGCAGGCGGCCATTGCCGACAGCGGCGTGGGATTGGACCAGATCGACGAAGTGATTCTGGGTAATGTCTTGCAAGCCGGTGTGGGCCAAGCTCCCGCGCGGCAAGCAGCGCTGGCGGCTGGCATTCCAGCAGCAGTGCCGGCAGTCACCATTAACAAAGTTTGCGGCAGCGGGCTGAAGGCGGTTATGCTGGCCGATCAGGCGATTCGTGTGGGCGATGCGCAGATCATTGCCGCAGGGGGCATGGAAAGCATGAGTCTCGCTCCTCACCTGCTGATGGGAGCGCGCGGCGGCTGGAAGTTTGGCAATCAAACCACGCTCGATGCAATGCTGCACGACGGGCTCTGGTGCGCAACCGAACAACGGGCGATGGGCTGCCTAGCCGATGATACTGCTACTGGCGCTTCGGTCTCGCGGGCCGCGCAAGATGCCTTCGCGCTGGCCAGCCAGCAGCGGGCGCTGAAGTCGCAAGAGGAAGGACTTTTTCGTGCGGAGATCGTCCCCATGACGGTCAAAGCGGGCAAGGTGGAGATTGTGGTCGACCGCGACGAAGGGCCGCGAGCTGGTGTCACTTTGTCGGACCTGACAAAGTTGCGCCCGTCGTTTGGAAATGAGGGATCGGCGACCGCCGGCAATGCTTCGCAAATCAGTGATGGTGCTGCAGCCCTGATGGTCGTGAGCGAAGCGATCGCAAAGGCTTCGACAAGTTCGCTCCGCGCGCGGATAGTCGCTACTGCGAGCACTGCCCGGGCACCGAAGGATCTGTTTCTCGCTCCCATTGCGGCGATCCGCAGTGTGCTTGAAAAAGCTCAGCTGACTCTGGCCGACATTGACCTAGTCGAACTAAACGAGGCCTTCGCTTCGCAGTGTCTGGCATGCCTGCAAGAGCTCAAGTTGTCGCCCGAGAAGACAAATGTGCGGGGCGGGGCGATAGCGCTCGGTCATCCGATTGGCTGCAGCGGCGCGAGGGCGCTGGTGACCTTATTACACGCGTTGCAACAACGGGGGGAGCGGCGCGGAATCGCGTCACTTTGTCTGGGTGGCGGCGGTGCGGTGGCGCTGCTGGTGGAATTGGAGAAATAG
- a CDS encoding 4Fe-4S binding protein: protein MLDWLRNIWLAVATVAHGMYVTLRNWLITYQPERGAFTERFEYPEKPVPVANRYRGFHRYDLTTCISCDQCAKACPVDCIYIGKERVEGGKGFKITGFAIDYSKCMFCALCVEPCPVDCIFMGATHDLSCYSRDGCIVDFSRLPLDVAWGRATLNPTAVSESKVIAEPVHGGPNQ, encoded by the coding sequence ATGTTGGATTGGCTGCGCAACATCTGGCTGGCTGTCGCCACGGTGGCGCATGGTATGTATGTCACACTTCGCAACTGGCTGATTACCTACCAGCCCGAGCGTGGTGCGTTTACCGAACGATTCGAATATCCTGAAAAGCCAGTTCCAGTAGCCAATCGCTATCGGGGCTTTCACCGCTATGACCTGACGACCTGCATTTCTTGCGATCAATGTGCCAAGGCCTGTCCGGTCGATTGCATTTACATCGGTAAGGAGCGGGTCGAAGGTGGCAAGGGCTTTAAGATCACCGGCTTTGCGATCGACTACAGCAAGTGCATGTTTTGCGCATTGTGTGTCGAGCCTTGCCCCGTCGATTGTATTTTCATGGGTGCCACGCACGACCTGAGCTGCTACAGCCGTGATGGATGCATCGTTGACTTTTCGCGTTTGCCGCTCGATGTGGCCTGGGGCCGAGCGACACTTAATCCGACCGCGGTGTCGGAATCGAAGGTTATCGCCGAGCCGGTGCACGGCGGACCAAATCAATAA
- a CDS encoding aldo/keto reductase: protein MPAPLRPLGNSGLLVSPVALGCWPIAGMTSLGVNDADSRATIHAALDAGINFLDTAYIYGTDGQSEKLIGETIAGNRDKLVIATKGGIHWDANGDRAFDGSRATLHRECRESLRRLKIDVIDLYYLHAPDPNLPIEESAAGIAELQAAGMIRAAAVSNVSVDQLRRFQAVCPVDAVQPAYNMLQRQIEADLVPYCREQNIGICIYWPLLKGLLAGKLARDHVFEAGDGRAKYPMFQGQEWQRNQDLLDDLHAIARDAGKTVPQLVVQWTIAQPGITSALCGAKRPDQILESAAALQDEITPEQLARIAAALDKRGPAITRSAV from the coding sequence ATGCCCGCCCCGCTTCGTCCCCTAGGTAACTCTGGCCTGCTCGTTTCGCCGGTCGCGCTTGGCTGCTGGCCCATTGCCGGCATGACGAGCCTGGGAGTAAACGATGCCGATAGTCGTGCCACGATTCACGCCGCGCTCGACGCCGGCATCAACTTTCTCGATACGGCTTATATCTATGGCACCGATGGTCAAAGCGAAAAGCTGATTGGCGAAACAATTGCCGGCAATCGCGATAAGTTGGTGATCGCCACCAAGGGTGGCATTCACTGGGATGCCAACGGGGACCGCGCATTTGACGGCAGCCGCGCGACGCTCCATCGAGAATGCCGCGAAAGTCTCCGCCGGCTGAAGATCGATGTGATCGACCTCTACTATTTGCATGCGCCCGATCCCAACCTGCCCATTGAAGAATCCGCCGCTGGGATTGCGGAACTGCAAGCCGCTGGCATGATTCGCGCAGCGGCCGTCTCGAACGTCTCGGTCGATCAACTCCGTCGTTTTCAAGCCGTTTGTCCGGTCGACGCGGTTCAGCCTGCGTACAACATGCTACAACGTCAGATCGAAGCCGACCTCGTCCCCTATTGCCGAGAACAGAATATTGGCATCTGCATTTATTGGCCACTTCTCAAGGGACTGCTCGCCGGCAAACTCGCGCGGGATCACGTCTTTGAGGCCGGCGACGGTCGTGCAAAGTATCCAATGTTCCAGGGGCAAGAATGGCAACGAAATCAGGACCTTCTCGATGATTTGCACGCGATCGCCCGCGATGCAGGGAAAACTGTGCCGCAGTTGGTCGTGCAATGGACCATCGCCCAGCCCGGCATCACGTCCGCCCTATGCGGAGCGAAACGGCCGGACCAGATTCTCGAATCGGCGGCTGCCTTGCAGGACGAAATCACACCGGAGCAACTGGCTCGCATCGCCGCGGCCCTCGACAAGCGTGGTCCCGCGATCACGCGCAGTGCGGTATGA
- the csrA gene encoding carbon storage regulator CsrA: MLVLSRKKNESIVINNDITIVVVEIRGDKVRLGVEAPKEVPVHRREVYDAIKRNEAAHLEQSGPTGTEG; encoded by the coding sequence ATGTTGGTATTGTCACGCAAGAAGAACGAAAGCATCGTCATCAACAACGACATCACAATTGTCGTCGTTGAGATCCGGGGCGACAAAGTTCGCCTCGGGGTGGAAGCACCCAAAGAAGTGCCCGTCCACCGCCGCGAGGTTTACGATGCAATTAAGCGCAACGAAGCGGCCCATTTGGAACAATCCGGACCTACCGGTACCGAAGGCTAA
- a CDS encoding sugar phosphate isomerase/epimerase family protein, whose product MKFAICNETFLDWPFDKAFAFARDVGYTGIEIAPFTIATNVFDISPAKRAEVKRQAEDAELTVIGLHWLLAKTNGYYLTTPDDAVRIKTSEYLAELARLCRDLGGRVMVLGSPLQRNLLPGISHDQGLDLAADCLKRAIPVLEECNVTFAIEPLGPVEGNFLNTAALGVDLIERVGSPNCRLHLDCKAMSTEAKSIPELLRENRQLLEHFHANDPNRRGPGMGELDFLPIFKTLAEIDYRGWVSVEVFDYEPGVETLARESFEYMQHCLQELGHVG is encoded by the coding sequence ATGAAATTCGCAATCTGCAACGAAACGTTCCTCGACTGGCCCTTCGATAAAGCCTTTGCCTTCGCCCGCGACGTCGGCTACACCGGCATCGAGATCGCCCCCTTCACTATCGCCACGAATGTTTTCGACATCAGCCCAGCTAAGCGAGCCGAAGTGAAGCGGCAGGCGGAAGATGCCGAACTGACGGTCATTGGCCTCCATTGGCTGCTGGCCAAGACGAATGGCTACTACCTCACTACGCCCGACGACGCAGTGCGAATCAAGACCAGCGAATACCTGGCGGAATTGGCCCGCCTCTGCCGCGACCTCGGCGGCCGTGTCATGGTTCTCGGATCGCCGCTTCAGCGCAACCTGCTCCCCGGCATTTCGCACGATCAGGGGCTCGACCTAGCCGCCGACTGCTTGAAGCGGGCCATACCGGTGCTCGAAGAGTGCAACGTCACCTTCGCGATTGAACCGCTCGGTCCCGTCGAAGGCAACTTCCTCAATACGGCGGCCCTGGGAGTTGATCTGATCGAACGCGTCGGTTCGCCGAATTGCCGGCTGCATCTCGACTGCAAAGCCATGTCGACCGAAGCCAAGTCAATCCCCGAACTGCTGCGTGAGAACCGCCAGTTGCTCGAACACTTTCACGCCAACGACCCTAACCGCCGGGGCCCCGGCATGGGCGAACTCGACTTCCTCCCCATCTTTAAGACCCTGGCCGAGATCGACTATCGCGGCTGGGTCAGCGTCGAAGTTTTCGACTACGAACCCGGCGTCGAAACCCTCGCCCGCGAGAGTTTCGAATACATGCAGCACTGCCTGCAAGAACTCGGCCATGTGGGATAG
- a CDS encoding DUF2203 domain-containing protein, with the protein MPVKIEPVAKVFTIEQANAMLPLVRAITTDLTTLARDVVERRSRLAAFKSRKDQKAGDPYSDELASMQQAVAADAQRLQEYIDELRSLGLEPKGAVEGLVDFPSQLDGRVVYLCWKLGEAEVTHWHEVEAGFAGRQSLVAGAVAHAEDDFESFSEPADTHSDNSHPEQAD; encoded by the coding sequence ATGCCAGTCAAGATTGAACCAGTTGCGAAGGTCTTCACCATTGAGCAGGCGAATGCCATGCTCCCGCTGGTTCGTGCGATCACCACCGACTTAACCACGCTGGCCCGAGATGTTGTCGAACGTCGCTCGCGGCTGGCTGCATTTAAGTCGCGGAAAGATCAAAAGGCTGGCGATCCCTATTCGGACGAATTGGCCAGCATGCAGCAGGCCGTGGCTGCCGACGCCCAGCGCTTGCAAGAGTACATCGACGAGTTGCGGTCGTTGGGTTTAGAGCCTAAGGGTGCCGTCGAGGGACTGGTTGATTTTCCTTCGCAATTGGACGGCCGAGTGGTCTACTTGTGCTGGAAATTGGGCGAAGCGGAAGTAACTCACTGGCACGAAGTCGAAGCCGGCTTTGCTGGCCGGCAGTCGCTCGTAGCAGGTGCAGTGGCCCATGCTGAAGACGACTTCGAATCGTTCTCTGAACCTGCAGACACGCATTCCGACAACTCGCACCCAGAACAAGCCGACTGA
- a CDS encoding NADH-quinone oxidoreductase subunit C produces the protein MSGSNLIERLKKKFGEKITNTNLTAIDPWIEVAPDALVDVCQHLKTDPDGKFEMLNCITGIDWFEPDPKKAAKAGFEPHTEVVYHLSSITKKHSLVIKVQLPRWKNDQPGHLPEVPTVSGIWSTANWHEREVFDLNGINFVGHPDLRRILCPEDWVGYGLRRDYEMPLEYHGMRGR, from the coding sequence ATGAGTGGTTCGAACCTGATCGAACGATTGAAGAAGAAGTTCGGCGAAAAGATCACGAACACCAATCTCACAGCCATCGATCCCTGGATCGAAGTGGCCCCCGATGCCCTCGTTGATGTTTGCCAACATTTGAAGACCGATCCGGACGGCAAATTCGAGATGCTCAATTGCATCACCGGCATTGATTGGTTCGAACCTGACCCGAAGAAGGCAGCCAAAGCGGGCTTCGAGCCACATACCGAAGTGGTGTATCACCTGTCGAGCATCACCAAGAAGCACTCGCTGGTCATCAAGGTGCAATTGCCTCGCTGGAAGAACGATCAGCCTGGACATTTGCCGGAAGTTCCCACAGTTTCCGGCATTTGGTCGACGGCAAACTGGCACGAGCGCGAGGTTTTTGACCTGAACGGCATCAATTTCGTCGGTCATCCCGATCTACGCCGCATCTTGTGCCCCGAAGATTGGGTCGGTTATGGCTTGCGCCGCGATTACGAAATGCCGCTCGAATATCACGGTATGCGTGGAAGGTAA
- a CDS encoding SpoIIAA family protein, which produces MIEALDRSSSHVLGFKLSGKLHDADYKTFVPQVDAAIASQNKVRLLAWFHDFSGWDTHALWDDIKFSTTHCTKIERIALVGEKDWEAWMAKVCKPFTMAQIKYFDASQIDAAWAWLED; this is translated from the coding sequence ATGATTGAGGCACTTGATCGCAGTTCCAGTCACGTACTCGGTTTCAAGTTGTCCGGCAAATTGCACGACGCCGATTATAAAACCTTTGTTCCGCAAGTGGATGCCGCCATTGCTTCGCAAAACAAGGTGCGGCTCCTGGCATGGTTTCACGATTTTTCCGGTTGGGATACACACGCGCTGTGGGACGACATCAAGTTCTCGACAACCCACTGCACCAAGATCGAACGAATCGCCCTGGTCGGCGAAAAAGATTGGGAAGCCTGGATGGCAAAGGTTTGCAAGCCATTCACGATGGCGCAAATCAAGTATTTCGACGCCAGTCAAATCGACGCTGCCTGGGCCTGGCTCGAAGATTAG
- a CDS encoding NADH-quinone oxidoreductase subunit A: protein MSAIASSVNIVAYLALFSGAGIIFLFVNLLVGRFLRPSDPHAEKLEIYECGEPTIGSSFVQFDLRFYVVALLFIIFDVEVAFFFPWAATFGKATNAMREEFIVVNRVDGQLVLTPQATDLYREMGVRQPTVPTEVPASLVNVVTSTDPIDRSSDVIHEGMRQLGLVTVVDIGAFFAILMIGFAYVWKRGDLDWVRAVSQERGKQALARTPQSDPLDDAQYLSA, encoded by the coding sequence ATGTCTGCAATTGCATCGTCCGTCAATATCGTGGCTTATCTGGCACTCTTCTCCGGTGCTGGCATCATTTTTCTGTTCGTAAACCTACTCGTCGGCCGGTTTTTGCGTCCGTCGGATCCGCATGCCGAAAAGTTGGAAATCTACGAATGCGGTGAACCTACTATCGGTTCCAGCTTCGTGCAGTTCGACTTGCGGTTTTATGTTGTCGCACTCTTGTTCATTATTTTTGATGTAGAAGTTGCGTTTTTCTTTCCCTGGGCTGCCACCTTTGGCAAAGCCACGAATGCTATGCGTGAAGAATTTATCGTCGTCAACCGCGTTGATGGTCAGTTAGTTCTTACGCCGCAAGCGACCGACCTCTATCGCGAAATGGGTGTTCGCCAGCCGACTGTGCCGACCGAAGTTCCAGCCTCGCTTGTTAACGTGGTCACTTCCACAGACCCTATTGATCGCTCTAGCGATGTAATTCACGAAGGGATGCGGCAGTTGGGTTTGGTCACGGTGGTTGATATCGGTGCCTTCTTTGCCATCCTGATGATTGGCTTTGCTTACGTTTGGAAACGCGGCGACCTGGATTGGGTGCGAGCGGTCAGCCAGGAACGAGGGAAACAGGCTCTCGCCCGCACTCCACAGAGTGACCCGCTCGACGATGCTCAATATTTGTCGGCGTAG